Proteins encoded within one genomic window of Panicum virgatum strain AP13 chromosome 1N, P.virgatum_v5, whole genome shotgun sequence:
- the LOC120656767 gene encoding amino acid transporter AVT3B-like: MGFGMGNNGASSSSSRLDPAPLLPHHGSAGGEIGLSSQPKTFANVFIAVVGAGVLGLPYTFSHTGWAAGSLLLFVVAALTFYCMMLLVACRRRLADEHPKIASFGDLGDAVFGAHGRSAVDVMLVLSQVSFCIGYLIFISNTMAHLYPIFAPSASALLSPKALFIWAMLPFQLGLNSIKTLTLLAPLSIFADVVDLGAMGVVLGQDVAAWLAEPPPVVAFGGPAALLYGLGVSVYAFEGVGMVLPLEAEAANKRKFGVTLGLSMAFIAVMYGLFGVMGYVAFGDATRDIITTNLGAGWLSAAVQLGLCINLFFTMPVMMNPVYEVAERLLHGKRYCWWLRWLLVVVVGLAAMYVPNFTDFLALVGSSVCVVLGFVLPASFHLKVFGAEMGWPGVLSDVLLVVLGLALAVFGTYTSLLQIFHSSSV; encoded by the coding sequence ATGGGATTCGGGATGGGGAATAACGGGGcgagctcgtcgtcgtcgcggcTGGACCCCGCCCCGCTCCTGCCGCACCATGGCAGCGCGGGCGGCGAGATCGGCCTGTCGTCGCAGCCCAAGACGTTCGCCAACGTCTTCATCGCGGTGGTCGGCGCCGGCGTGCTGGGGCTGCCGTACACCTTCTCGCACACCGGGTGGGCGGCGGGGTCGCTGCTGCTCTTCGTCGTCGCCGCGCTCACCTTCTACTGCATGATGCTGCTCgtcgcgtgccgccgccgcctcgccgacgAGCACCCGAAGATCGCTTCGTTCGGGGACCTGGGGGACGCCGTGTTCGGCGCGCACGGGCGGTCCGCCGTGGACGTGATGCTGGTGCTCAGCCAAGTGAGCTTCTGCATCGGGTACCTCATCTTCATCTCCAACACCATGGCGCACCTCTACCCGATATTCGCGCCGTCGGCCTCCGCCCTCCTCTCCCCCAAGGCGCTATTCATCTGGGCGATGCTGCCGTTCCAGCTCGGGCTCAATTCCATCAAGACGCTCACGCTGCTCGCGCCGCTCAGCATCTTCGCCGACGTCGTGGACCTCGGCGCCATGGGGGTTGTCCTTGGCCAGGACGTCGCTGCCTGGCTCGCCGAGCCCCCACCCGTGGTCGCGTTCGGCGGCCCTGCCGCGCTCCTCTACGGGCTCGGCGTCTCCGTGTACGCGTTCGAGGGAGTCGGCATGGTGCTGCcgctggaggcggaggcggcgaacaAGAGGAAGTTCGGCGTCACGCTCGGGCTGTCCATGGCGTTCATCGCCGTCATGTACGGGCTGTTCGGCGTGATGGGGTACGTCGCGTTCGGCGACGCCACAAGGGACATCATCACCACCAACCTCGGCGCCGGGTGGTTGTCGGCCGCCGTGCAGCTGGGGCTGTGCATCAACCTCTTCTTCACGATGCCGGTGATGATGAACCCCGTGTACGAGGTCGCCGAGCGCCTGCTCCACGGCAAGCGCTACtgctggtggctccggtggctgctcgtcgtcgtcgtcgggctCGCCGCTATGTACGTGCCCAACTTCACCGACTTCCTGGCGCTCGTCGGGAGCAGCGTCTGCGTCGTCCTCGGGTTCGTGCTGCCGGCCTCGTTCCACCTCAAGGTGTTCGGCGCCGAGATGGGCTGGCCCGGGGTGCTCTCCGACGTCCTCCTGGTCGTGCTCGGGCTCGCGCTCGCCGTGTTCGGGACGTACACATCGCTGCTGCAAATCTTCCACTCGTCCAGCGTTTGA